A region from the Populus trichocarpa isolate Nisqually-1 chromosome 18, P.trichocarpa_v4.1, whole genome shotgun sequence genome encodes:
- the LOC7470041 gene encoding probable E3 ubiquitin-protein ligase RHY1A isoform X3: MAGMLPGVECARRRRFHQSGDSLGAPAHGWSRKPSFCLYTSSHESYHGSVSSLQKQRSVSSQAYEDEKLGGVAREAKERLDERLRLQKKKTAETTRHKSTGNLRDVDGRSMVLGELQMEVYGTKRSGSKRFNWAKLSWKAADQDECTICLDRFKSGETLVHLPCAHRYHPRCLVPWLENNGHCPCCRMEIRVELS, from the exons ATGGCTGGTATGTTGCCTGGTGTTGAATGTGCTCGAAGGAGGAGGTTCCATCAAAGCGGAGATTCACTTGGTGCCCCAGCACACGGCTGGTCCAGAAAGCCATCTTTTTGTTTGTACACAAGCAGCCATGAAAGTTATCATGGCTCCGTCTCTTCTCTG caaaagcaaaggaGCGTATCAAGCCAGGCATACGAGGATGAGAAGCTGGGAGGAGTGGCAAGAGAAGCCAAGGAAAGATTAGATGAGAGGCTAAGAttgcaaaagaagaagacagcAGAAACCACAAG GCACAAAAGCACAGGAAACCTGAGAGATGTAGATGGCAGATCAATGGTACTAGGGGAGTTACAGATGGAGGTGTATGGTACGAAGAGGAGTGGGTCTAAGAGGTTCAATTGGGCCAAACTGAGCTGGAAAGCTGCTGACCAAGACGAGTGCACCATCTGCCTCGATCGGTTCAAGTCTGGTGAGACCCTGGTGCACCTTCCCTGTGCACACAGGTACCACCCCAGGTGTTTGGTGCCATGGCTAGAAAACAATGGCCATTGTCCTTGTTGCAGGATGGAAATACGTGTTGAACTCTCCTAG
- the LOC7470041 gene encoding probable E3 ubiquitin-protein ligase RHY1A isoform X1, whose protein sequence is MAGMLPGVECARRRRFHQSGDSLGAPAHGWSRKPSFCLYTSSHESYHGSVSSLKQKQKQRSVSSQAYEDEKLGGVAREAKERLDERLRLQKKKTAETTRHKSTGNLRDVDGRSMVLGELQMEVYGTKRSGSKRFNWAKLSWKAADQDECTICLDRFKSGETLVHLPCAHRYHPRCLVPWLENNGHCPCCRMEIRVELS, encoded by the exons ATGGCTGGTATGTTGCCTGGTGTTGAATGTGCTCGAAGGAGGAGGTTCCATCAAAGCGGAGATTCACTTGGTGCCCCAGCACACGGCTGGTCCAGAAAGCCATCTTTTTGTTTGTACACAAGCAGCCATGAAAGTTATCATGGCTCCGTCTCTTCTCTG aagcaaaagcaaaagcaaaggaGCGTATCAAGCCAGGCATACGAGGATGAGAAGCTGGGAGGAGTGGCAAGAGAAGCCAAGGAAAGATTAGATGAGAGGCTAAGAttgcaaaagaagaagacagcAGAAACCACAAG GCACAAAAGCACAGGAAACCTGAGAGATGTAGATGGCAGATCAATGGTACTAGGGGAGTTACAGATGGAGGTGTATGGTACGAAGAGGAGTGGGTCTAAGAGGTTCAATTGGGCCAAACTGAGCTGGAAAGCTGCTGACCAAGACGAGTGCACCATCTGCCTCGATCGGTTCAAGTCTGGTGAGACCCTGGTGCACCTTCCCTGTGCACACAGGTACCACCCCAGGTGTTTGGTGCCATGGCTAGAAAACAATGGCCATTGTCCTTGTTGCAGGATGGAAATACGTGTTGAACTCTCCTAG
- the LOC7470041 gene encoding probable E3 ubiquitin-protein ligase RHY1A isoform X2, translating into MAGMLPGVECARRRRFHQSGDSLGAPAHGWSRKPSFCLYTSSHESYHGSVSSLQKQKQRSVSSQAYEDEKLGGVAREAKERLDERLRLQKKKTAETTRHKSTGNLRDVDGRSMVLGELQMEVYGTKRSGSKRFNWAKLSWKAADQDECTICLDRFKSGETLVHLPCAHRYHPRCLVPWLENNGHCPCCRMEIRVELS; encoded by the exons ATGGCTGGTATGTTGCCTGGTGTTGAATGTGCTCGAAGGAGGAGGTTCCATCAAAGCGGAGATTCACTTGGTGCCCCAGCACACGGCTGGTCCAGAAAGCCATCTTTTTGTTTGTACACAAGCAGCCATGAAAGTTATCATGGCTCCGTCTCTTCTCTG caaaagcaaaagcaaaggaGCGTATCAAGCCAGGCATACGAGGATGAGAAGCTGGGAGGAGTGGCAAGAGAAGCCAAGGAAAGATTAGATGAGAGGCTAAGAttgcaaaagaagaagacagcAGAAACCACAAG GCACAAAAGCACAGGAAACCTGAGAGATGTAGATGGCAGATCAATGGTACTAGGGGAGTTACAGATGGAGGTGTATGGTACGAAGAGGAGTGGGTCTAAGAGGTTCAATTGGGCCAAACTGAGCTGGAAAGCTGCTGACCAAGACGAGTGCACCATCTGCCTCGATCGGTTCAAGTCTGGTGAGACCCTGGTGCACCTTCCCTGTGCACACAGGTACCACCCCAGGTGTTTGGTGCCATGGCTAGAAAACAATGGCCATTGTCCTTGTTGCAGGATGGAAATACGTGTTGAACTCTCCTAG
- the LOC7489478 gene encoding uncharacterized protein LOC7489478 produces the protein MVYTYTPAYYSTLHDSITSICKTILPFSFKKKRLTSAEHRLSKLQSDNLKWQQDSFHQILNLMGLHKEGILAENEVSAFKTHLLETLIASPLEHEQAVILRDKLVFLQELLYAKCISEDEYHSSKRPLLQRLAVQGAEIESRDVIVAGPKDTKEKIEEEWSVIDLKDEKRLIGKETLQSINRSKPNSAMKQIKGAASVFGFGSDHKLSKHKEEKSIFEIEARLPSSGHVSNERENPLWDSHLKDKESETKSILMQASLPNESVKESASNDKPKRKPFKTLFRQEQREGDGGGGGGGANGFNCEEKPSKSAKKPWGFDGFKKWKKNDSDGETAPLPLNNERSDSEAYSGSCNLVNSPIGEGPDTKQIKKKLHSNGSSSDFFIDKVLGDKIKKELSKIQTELCTTNPSLKFSDDQIEAISTKLPVDKADLKKFFPKSWCDRYGDVVLDVVKKEFKDHVGEMENMRNAAREKHHNNSMRWTTFEDEDENCHPNLFSQQDHSFPKKQQNFTAKNDQSAYTNPFSHDYSESNGNKLRTESFQNPFWIPRQQY, from the exons ATGGTATACACATACACACCAGCATACTACTCTACTCTCCATGACTCAATTACCTCTATTTGCAAGACAATCTTGCCTTTTTCCTTTAAGAAAAAGAGGTTGACCTCGGCGGAGCACAGGCTCTCAAAGCTGCAGTCTGATAACTTGAAGTGGCAGCAAGACTCATTCcatcaaatattgaatttgatggGGTTGCATAAAGAAGGTATTTTAGCTGAGAATGAGGTTTCTGCTTTCAAGACTCATTTGCTTGAAACCCTTATTGCTTCTCCACTTGAACATGAACAAGCAGTCattttaagagataaattgGTCTTCTTGCAG GAGTTGCTTTATGCAAAATGTATATCAGAAGATGAGTACCATTCATCAAAGAGACCTTTGTTACAGAGGCTAGCAGTACAAGGAGCAGAAATTGAGTCAAGAGATGTTATTGTTGCTGGTCCAAAAGACACAAAAGAGAAGATAGAAGAGGAGTGGTCGGTTATTGatttaaaagatgagaaaagGTTGATTGGTAAAGAAACTTTACAGTCCATAAATAGATCAAAGCCTAACTCAGCGATGAAGCAAATCAAAGGAGCAGCCTCCGTTTTTGGCTTTGGATCAGATCACAAGCTGAGCAAacacaaagaagaaaagagtatttttgaaattgaagcaAGATTGCCCTCCTCTGGCCATGTTAGTAACGAGAGAGAGAACCCACTTTGGGATAGTCATTTGAAGGATAAGGAAAGTGAAACCAAATCAATTCTTATGCAAGCAAGCTTACCAAATGAATCTGTAAAAGAAAGCGCAAGCAATGATAAGCCCAAGAGGAAACCCTTCAAGACTTTGTTTCGACAGGAGCAAAGAGAGggagatggtggtggtggtggtggtggtgctaaTGGTTTTAATTGTGAGGAGAAACCTTCAAAATCAGCAAAAAAGCCTTGGGGTTTTGATGGTTttaagaaatggaagaaaaatgattCAGATGGTGAGACTGCTCCTCTGCCTCTTAACAATGAAAGATCTGACAGTGAGGCTTATTCAGGATCTTGCAACCTTGTTAATAGTCCCATTGGAGAGGGACCAGACACTAAGCAGATAAAGAAGAAACTGCATTCTAATGGTTCTTCTTCAGATTTTTTCATTGATAAG GTTTTAGGGGACAAGATAAAGAAGGAgctttcaaaaattcaaacagAACTCTGCACAACAAACCCTAGTCTTAAATTTTC TGATGATCAAATTGAAGCAATTTCCACCAAGCTTCCTGTTGACAAGGCTGACCTGAAAAAGTTCTTCCCCAA GTCATGGTGCGATCGGTATGGTGATGTTGTACTGGATGTGGTGAAGAAAGAGTTCAAGGATCATGTTGGAGAGATGGAGAACATGAGAAATGCTGCAAGAGAAAAACATCACAACAATTCAATGCGATGGACAACATTTGAAGATGAAGACGAAAATTGTCACCCAAATCTTTTTTCTCAACAGGATCATTCATTTCCAAAGAAGCAACAAAATTTCACTGCCAAGAATGATCAGAGCGCCTATACTAATCCCTTCTCCCATGACTACTCTGAAAGCAATGGGAATAAGCTTAGGACTGAATCATTCCAGAATCCCTTTTGGATCCCAAGGCAACAATATTAG